The following are encoded in a window of Epilithonimonas zeae genomic DNA:
- a CDS encoding DUF2089 family protein translates to MKLPIICPSCDHTLNVSQMKCPSCATQVNGDYELPTLLKLSRDDQDFILNFFLSSGSIKEMAKQAELSYPTMRNKMDDLIEKVKKLQN, encoded by the coding sequence ATGAAACTTCCCATTATATGTCCAAGTTGTGATCACACTCTGAATGTAAGTCAGATGAAATGTCCTTCTTGCGCAACACAAGTCAATGGCGATTACGAACTTCCCACGCTTTTGAAACTGAGCAGGGATGATCAGGACTTCATTCTCAACTTTTTTCTTTCCAGCGGAAGCATCAAAGAAATGGCAAAACAAGCCGAACTTTCTTATCCCACAATGAGAAATAAAATGGATGACCTCATCGAAAAAGTCAAAAAACTTCAAAACTAA
- a CDS encoding T9SS type A sorting domain-containing protein, with amino-acid sequence MKKTILFLSSFIGTVAMAQVDVIATSGTETATYTTVKGAFDAINAGTHQGTINITLTANTSETATAVLNRSTGTTSNFTSVSLKPATGITATITNSTTAGPVLRILGSNVTIDGSNNGSDSRDLSIVNGFATGSVVIGMGSSDAANPLNNVTVKNTTIINGAKTTGSGIIVSNTAGAQTAGYFNNIRLENNSIQKSYQGIYMIAVSAVGNGSGSVITKNDLSTSGENCNRYMGIYLGGTDGVVVSENKIGNFENTSNEGKRGIWLAVSTMNSTVSDNIIDNITVNNAGGGSATGIQIFNNAGAGGVPTANKILRNKISNMSSNGFNSSVVGISLGGSTVGTVISQNEIKNLTGLRTATTVGYGAEAIILSAGTVSNTLVSNNFISKISSFAANTSSANYTGGILINAGTGYKVYNNSVYLTETQNDGTNKGVPIAFSVTSGVSGAGAIDLRNNIFAVNLADTTIPAFAMSTPPVASIYSNIDNNIAYSSGPALGQTPGGPPAYTDIAGMKSILGGNDNSLKALPKFVSDSDLHIALNAENSPIDNKGVVLADVTTDFDGAARSTTTPDIGADEFSIETMAVNDVANKSKIQVYPNPVNDVLTVSSDKKVNQISVYNVGGQLIQEINNSNVINLTKLSSGIYFVKTVVEGKTEMTKLIKK; translated from the coding sequence ATGAAAAAAACTATACTTTTTTTATCCAGTTTTATAGGAACTGTAGCAATGGCACAAGTAGATGTGATTGCAACTTCCGGAACTGAAACTGCTACTTATACCACAGTGAAAGGCGCTTTTGATGCTATCAATGCCGGAACACATCAAGGTACAATCAACATCACGCTTACAGCAAACACATCTGAAACTGCAACAGCAGTTCTGAATAGAAGCACGGGAACAACTTCAAACTTTACTTCTGTTTCATTAAAACCTGCGACAGGAATTACTGCTACAATTACCAACTCAACAACGGCTGGTCCGGTTCTGAGAATATTAGGTAGTAATGTGACAATCGACGGAAGTAATAATGGTTCAGACTCCAGAGATCTTAGTATTGTTAATGGTTTTGCAACTGGATCTGTTGTGATTGGAATGGGATCTTCTGATGCTGCCAATCCATTGAATAATGTGACGGTAAAAAATACAACAATCATTAACGGTGCAAAAACGACGGGAAGCGGAATTATTGTAAGTAATACAGCTGGTGCGCAGACGGCAGGCTATTTCAATAATATCAGATTAGAAAATAATTCCATTCAAAAATCTTATCAAGGGATTTATATGATTGCAGTTTCTGCGGTTGGAAATGGCTCTGGCTCTGTGATTACAAAAAATGATCTTTCAACAAGCGGAGAGAATTGTAACCGATATATGGGAATTTATCTAGGTGGTACAGATGGCGTGGTTGTTTCTGAAAATAAAATCGGAAACTTCGAAAATACATCCAACGAAGGAAAAAGAGGAATTTGGCTGGCAGTTTCTACAATGAACTCTACCGTTTCTGATAATATCATTGATAACATCACTGTAAATAATGCAGGAGGAGGAAGTGCAACAGGAATCCAAATTTTTAACAATGCAGGAGCTGGTGGTGTACCTACGGCAAACAAGATTCTCAGAAACAAAATTTCCAATATGTCCAGTAATGGATTCAACAGTTCTGTTGTGGGAATTAGCTTGGGAGGTTCCACGGTTGGTACGGTTATAAGTCAAAATGAAATCAAAAACCTGACAGGTTTAAGAACGGCAACTACGGTAGGTTATGGAGCAGAGGCAATTATCTTGTCTGCAGGAACTGTATCAAACACATTAGTAAGTAACAATTTCATTTCAAAAATCTCTAGTTTTGCGGCTAATACTTCATCAGCAAATTATACTGGAGGCATCTTAATTAATGCAGGAACCGGCTACAAAGTTTATAATAACTCTGTTTACTTGACCGAAACTCAGAATGACGGAACTAATAAAGGTGTCCCAATCGCTTTCAGTGTGACTTCTGGCGTTTCTGGCGCTGGTGCAATTGATCTTAGAAATAATATTTTCGCTGTTAATCTGGCGGATACTACAATTCCTGCTTTCGCAATGTCAACACCACCTGTTGCTTCGATTTATTCTAATATCGATAATAATATTGCCTACAGTTCTGGTCCGGCATTAGGTCAAACGCCAGGCGGGCCGCCTGCATATACAGATATTGCTGGTATGAAAAGTATCTTAGGAGGAAATGATAATTCTCTGAAAGCTCTTCCGAAATTCGTTTCTGATTCTGATCTTCACATTGCGCTTAATGCGGAGAACTCTCCAATCGATAACAAAGGGGTTGTTCTAGCAGATGTGACAACTGACTTTGACGGAGCTGCAAGAAGCACAACAACGCCAGATATTGGAGCGGATGAATTTTCAATCGAGACAATGGCGGTGAATGATGTGGCTAACAAATCGAAAATTCAGGTTTATCCAAATCCTGTGAATGATGTTCTGACAGTTTCATCAGACAAAAAAGTGAATCAAATTTCGGTTTACAATGTTGGCGGACAATTGATTCAGGAAATCAATAATTCTAATGTCATTAATCTTACGAAACTATCTTCCGGAATTTACTTTGTGAAAACAGTTGTAGAAGGTAAAACTGAAATGACAAAGTTGATTAAAAAGTAA
- a CDS encoding serine hydrolase domain-containing protein has translation MKTKLLLVLILLAQTFYAQDLTGSWRGEIDLGTMKLPLIVEIRKENNAYISTARSPKQGDKIIQVDKTEFSNNELIFEMNELKASYKGQYKTDHFEGTFEQNSRSFPLSFYRNDGTDKSSPKDEKIKDIGNREINTKKIDEFLNYLTANKQSVGSISIFRKGKEIYQRNFGQDQLPNVKWNPNTQYQVGSISKLFTAVMLMQQVEKGKLNINDKLSKYYPEIPNADKITIEKLMNHTSGLGDYVGEHYQWIFKKSVGDRAILDTIKAQGVEFEPGEKTRYSNSGYYLLSRILEKVAKKPYNVLLKENITSKANMQNTFSVLDNPKNVFKSFENKDGNWVEIEDFDFHNCIGLGDIVSTAYDLNLFINDLFDNKFVKKETLEKMLPKPSSDLKFGLGIMPVPFYNQVSFGHGGDTAGSHSITSYNTKEDYSVSMVINGEEFPHNNLAIGILSLIYDLDYEYPKFGSEAKASKASEKFQKYIGDYTSPDIAMDLKIYSEGDQLFAQGKGQSAFPLELVDENQFKFAPAKIEVVFFPNRLQLIQNGKTYNYTKK, from the coding sequence ATGAAAACCAAACTTTTATTGGTGCTGATTTTATTAGCACAGACTTTTTACGCCCAAGATTTAACAGGTTCCTGGAGAGGTGAAATCGATTTAGGAACGATGAAACTCCCTCTGATTGTTGAAATCAGAAAAGAAAACAACGCTTACATTTCTACTGCAAGAAGTCCAAAACAAGGAGACAAAATTATCCAGGTTGATAAAACTGAATTCAGTAATAATGAATTGATTTTTGAAATGAATGAGCTGAAGGCGTCTTACAAAGGTCAATACAAAACTGACCATTTTGAAGGAACATTCGAACAAAACTCAAGATCGTTCCCATTAAGTTTTTACAGAAATGACGGCACCGATAAATCAAGTCCAAAAGATGAAAAGATCAAAGACATCGGCAACAGAGAAATCAATACTAAGAAAATTGATGAATTCTTAAACTACTTAACGGCGAACAAACAGTCTGTTGGAAGTATTTCGATTTTCAGGAAAGGGAAAGAAATCTACCAAAGAAACTTTGGGCAAGACCAATTACCTAATGTAAAATGGAATCCCAACACGCAATATCAGGTTGGATCTATCAGCAAATTGTTTACCGCTGTAATGCTGATGCAACAGGTAGAAAAAGGAAAACTGAACATCAATGACAAGCTGTCCAAATATTACCCTGAAATCCCAAATGCAGACAAAATCACCATCGAAAAACTGATGAATCACACCAGCGGTCTTGGAGATTATGTTGGAGAACATTACCAATGGATTTTCAAAAAATCAGTCGGAGACAGAGCAATTCTTGATACGATCAAAGCACAAGGCGTAGAGTTTGAGCCAGGAGAAAAAACGAGATATTCCAATTCCGGTTATTATCTGTTGAGCAGAATTTTGGAAAAAGTTGCCAAGAAGCCTTATAATGTTCTTCTGAAAGAAAATATCACCAGCAAAGCCAATATGCAGAATACTTTCTCGGTTCTTGATAATCCGAAAAACGTTTTCAAGTCTTTTGAAAATAAAGACGGAAATTGGGTAGAAATTGAGGATTTCGATTTTCATAACTGTATCGGTTTGGGCGATATTGTTTCTACGGCTTATGACCTCAATCTTTTTATTAATGACTTGTTCGATAATAAGTTCGTTAAAAAAGAAACGCTGGAAAAGATGCTGCCAAAGCCAAGTTCAGATCTAAAATTCGGATTAGGAATAATGCCTGTTCCGTTTTATAATCAGGTTTCTTTTGGACACGGAGGTGATACAGCCGGAAGCCACTCCATCACATCTTATAATACGAAAGAAGATTATTCGGTTTCTATGGTTATTAATGGAGAAGAATTTCCACATAACAATCTTGCTATCGGCATCCTGAGCTTGATTTATGATTTAGATTATGAATATCCTAAATTCGGATCTGAAGCTAAAGCTTCTAAAGCATCTGAGAAATTCCAAAAATATATTGGCGATTATACTTCACCTGATATTGCTATGGATTTGAAAATCTATTCGGAAGGTGATCAATTATTTGCCCAAGGAAAAGGACAATCTGCATTTCCATTAGAACTTGTGGATGAAAATCAATTCAAATTTGCGCCTGCAAAAATTGAGGTGGTTTTCTTTCCGAATCGGTTACAATTAATTCAAAACGGAAAAACTTACAACTACACCAAAAAGTAA
- a CDS encoding acyl-CoA carboxylase subunit beta, whose translation MDLEFNKREDINKLKLSDTKKILSKIKLGGGEKALQKQRDQGKMTVRERLEYLFDKNSDTIEIGAFAGYEMYEKEGGCPAGGVVVKIGYIAGKQCIVVANDATVKAGAWFPITGKKNLRAQEIAMENRLPIIYLVDSAGVYLPMQDEIFPDKEMFGRIFRNNAKMSSAGIIQISAIMGSCVAGGAYLPIMSDEAMIVDKTGSIFLAGSYLVKAAIGESIDNEALGGATMHSSISGVVDYKAKDDKDALDRIKNIMKSIGDFEKAGFDRTESFPPKENPDNIFGIMPAVRSEQYDTFEIIKCLVDNSEYEEYKPDYGKSIICATARIDGWSVGIVANQRKLVKSGKGEMQFGGVIYSDSADKATRFIANCNQRKIPLVFLQDVTGFMVGSKSEQGGIIKDGAKMVNAVSNSVVPKFTVITGNSYGAGNYAMCGKAYDPRLIVAWPWAELAVMGGSQAGNVLLQIQESSLKKQGKEISEDERKEILDKILKDYNKQIQPTYAAARLWTDAIINPLDTRKWISMGIEAANHSPITEKFNLGVIQV comes from the coding sequence ATGGATTTAGAATTCAATAAAAGAGAAGATATCAACAAGCTGAAACTTTCTGACACCAAGAAAATTTTGTCCAAAATCAAATTAGGAGGCGGCGAAAAAGCGCTTCAAAAACAACGCGATCAAGGAAAAATGACAGTGAGAGAACGTTTGGAGTATCTTTTTGATAAGAATTCTGACACCATAGAAATCGGTGCATTTGCAGGTTACGAGATGTATGAGAAAGAAGGTGGATGTCCTGCTGGCGGTGTGGTTGTAAAAATTGGATACATTGCCGGTAAACAGTGTATTGTTGTTGCCAATGATGCGACTGTAAAAGCTGGGGCTTGGTTCCCAATTACAGGAAAGAAAAATCTTAGAGCTCAGGAAATTGCGATGGAAAACCGTTTGCCAATTATTTATTTGGTAGATTCTGCAGGTGTTTATTTGCCAATGCAGGATGAAATTTTTCCAGATAAAGAGATGTTTGGCAGAATTTTCAGAAATAATGCTAAAATGAGTTCTGCAGGGATTATTCAGATTTCTGCGATTATGGGAAGCTGTGTTGCTGGTGGCGCTTATCTCCCGATAATGAGTGATGAAGCGATGATTGTTGACAAAACGGGAAGTATCTTTCTGGCAGGAAGTTATCTTGTTAAAGCGGCAATTGGCGAATCGATTGACAATGAAGCTTTGGGAGGTGCAACAATGCACAGCTCAATTTCTGGCGTCGTAGATTATAAAGCCAAGGATGATAAAGATGCTTTGGATCGCATTAAAAATATAATGAAGTCAATCGGAGATTTTGAAAAAGCAGGCTTTGACAGAACCGAAAGTTTTCCTCCAAAAGAAAATCCGGACAATATTTTTGGAATAATGCCAGCTGTGAGATCTGAGCAATATGACACTTTTGAAATCATTAAATGTCTCGTTGACAATTCCGAATACGAAGAATACAAACCAGATTACGGTAAAAGCATTATTTGTGCAACTGCCAGAATCGATGGCTGGAGCGTAGGTATTGTTGCCAATCAAAGAAAACTCGTAAAAAGCGGAAAAGGCGAAATGCAATTTGGAGGCGTGATCTATTCTGATTCTGCTGATAAAGCAACGCGTTTTATTGCTAACTGTAATCAGAGAAAAATTCCGTTGGTATTTCTTCAGGATGTTACAGGCTTTATGGTTGGATCAAAATCTGAACAAGGCGGTATTATAAAAGACGGTGCAAAAATGGTCAATGCGGTTTCTAATTCTGTGGTTCCGAAATTCACTGTGATTACCGGAAATTCTTATGGCGCAGGAAATTACGCGATGTGTGGAAAAGCTTATGACCCAAGATTGATTGTGGCTTGGCCGTGGGCAGAATTAGCCGTGATGGGAGGTTCGCAGGCAGGAAATGTTTTATTACAAATCCAGGAATCTTCGCTTAAAAAACAAGGAAAGGAAATTTCGGAAGATGAAAGGAAAGAGATTCTTGACAAAATTCTGAAAGATTACAACAAACAAATCCAGCCAACTTACGCTGCAGCAAGGCTTTGGACAGATGCAATTATCAACCCTCTTGATACCAGAAAATGGATCAGTATGGGAATAGAAGCGGCTAATCATTCTCCAATTACAGAAAAATTTAATCTAGGTGTGATTCAAGTATAA
- a CDS encoding putative type IX sorting system protein PorV2, with protein MKRILFFLLIIFSQIFDAQIIRKYSNEFLNIGAGARGLAMGGAVISNQDDVYSPMWNPAGLMKIDRDWQVAAMHAEYFESIAKYDYIAYAKPLDYGNGVFAISLVRLGVDNILNTTQLIDSEGNIDYDKISSFSTSDYAALFSYAFHPNGNQKLDVGATAKVVYRNVGKFASGYGFGFDIGAVYRTDTDWNYGFMLRDATTTVNFWTINQKELSAVVNGEEFNPAPTDKMEITMPKLNLGVSKTYEFNRDLKLLPEAGVNIDFAKTAALVSTDFASITPYVGGELIFQDMIFVRLGLNRFQSITDIEDLKRKVSFQPSAGIGIKYKGLTLDYAITNSGIGGSNFYSNFFSLKLDMQGFRN; from the coding sequence ATGAAAAGAATTTTATTTTTTTTACTGATTATTTTTTCACAAATCTTTGATGCCCAAATCATCAGAAAATATTCTAATGAATTTTTGAATATTGGAGCTGGAGCAAGAGGGCTTGCAATGGGTGGCGCTGTTATTTCTAACCAGGATGATGTTTATTCTCCGATGTGGAATCCGGCTGGTCTGATGAAAATTGACCGCGATTGGCAAGTCGCAGCGATGCACGCAGAATATTTTGAATCCATTGCTAAATACGATTACATTGCTTATGCTAAACCTTTGGATTACGGAAATGGCGTTTTTGCCATTTCATTAGTAAGATTAGGGGTTGATAATATTCTTAATACAACTCAGTTAATAGATTCTGAGGGAAATATTGATTATGATAAAATCAGCTCTTTCTCAACTTCAGATTATGCTGCATTATTTTCTTACGCTTTTCATCCCAATGGAAATCAAAAATTAGACGTAGGAGCAACAGCAAAAGTCGTTTACAGGAACGTGGGGAAGTTTGCAAGTGGTTATGGTTTTGGATTTGATATTGGCGCAGTTTATCGTACAGACACCGATTGGAATTATGGATTTATGCTGAGAGATGCAACAACTACTGTCAATTTCTGGACAATCAATCAGAAAGAATTGTCAGCAGTTGTGAATGGGGAAGAATTTAACCCAGCTCCGACAGACAAAATGGAAATAACAATGCCCAAGTTGAATCTTGGTGTCAGTAAAACTTACGAATTCAATAGAGATTTGAAGTTATTACCGGAAGCAGGAGTCAATATTGATTTTGCAAAAACCGCAGCTCTAGTATCCACAGATTTCGCGAGTATCACACCTTACGTTGGAGGAGAATTGATTTTCCAGGATATGATATTCGTACGTTTAGGTCTCAATAGATTTCAATCGATTACCGATATCGAAGATTTGAAAAGAAAAGTTTCCTTCCAACCCAGTGCAGGTATTGGAATTAAATATAAAGGCTTAACATTAGATTACGCCATCACAAACTCAGGAATTGGTGGTTCCAATTTTTATTCTAATTTCTTTTCTTTGAAATTGGATATGCAAGGTTTCAGAAATTAA
- a CDS encoding reprolysin-like metallopeptidase: MKKIFTVLFVCSGVIWSFAQWNPTIMKGTKSKETKATNFYSLDLNSIRTKLTSAQPTGKNNKPIIINLPTLEGKIEQFEVYSLPVVEKSLADRYQLGSYVGVKVGDPTVWVRFSVSPYDLQSMMFRDGKYEFIEPLNTEKTVYGVFPKTEKQNGEVAFSCSTTESTISRNQINQLTKGSNFSNSLTDFSKAGDKKYRTYRLAISVIGEYTQYFGGVPQAFAAINATITRVNGVFEKDFAIHLDVQDFPQLIYTNPSTDPYSNANIGIGGAWNLELQQTLTSVIGNDAYDIGHLFGRAGGSGSAGSVGNVCKNPSSNTDDEAKGAAFSTPKSGGPEGERFDIDLVAHEMGHQFGADHTYSFDIQAAPNQTAHMEPGSGSTIMGYANISIFDNVQSYSDSYFHVRSVEQVQAYMDTQSCGISTNVDNNPPVISDLQNKTIPKGTAFVLTANATDSENNPLTYSWEEYDLATSPVTTVMDNNTNGVKFRSLPPSNLPYRYFPKLNTVIGGSLSSAADWESVSNVARIMNFKVLVRDNNPNVTQQQTANSSQTITIGNDGPFKMTTTKVYNNVSSLITWDVVNTNLAPYNVSNVKIDYSSDQGSTWITLTASTPNDGSESLDFSTVSANQDIIVRVSAVDNVFYALGTVAVSSVTACNGSAPNNLSAGNITQTTANIDWDLVSGATYTLRYKKSSDINWIIINSLTTNHYELSQLEINKSYDVNVAAVCNGTTGEYAQKTFFTGSFNYCSAASTYLFSEKISNVNFADINNSSTSNAGYEDFSNVVGNVTPGKSYSFTASSSTGSSDYDQVLVWIDLNQDGDFDDVGEKVLTSSFKKSPWSGTITIPTTIKVGRTKMRVRLYGAISNPNTTPCGDSYYGQVEDYSLNIGQLGVSDVDKIAIQYYPNPVDEALTVSSDRKVNHISVYSVTGQLLQEINDTNVINLSKLSSGIYFLKAVVEGKTETTKIIKK, from the coding sequence ATGAAGAAAATATTCACTGTTCTTTTTGTTTGTAGCGGGGTAATTTGGTCTTTTGCTCAATGGAATCCTACAATAATGAAGGGAACCAAATCAAAAGAAACAAAAGCTACCAATTTCTATTCTCTTGATCTTAATTCTATCAGGACAAAGTTGACCTCAGCACAACCAACAGGAAAAAATAACAAACCGATTATTATCAATCTACCAACATTAGAAGGAAAGATTGAACAATTTGAAGTTTACAGTTTACCTGTTGTAGAAAAATCTCTGGCAGATCGTTATCAATTGGGTTCTTATGTTGGTGTAAAAGTAGGCGATCCTACTGTCTGGGTGAGATTCAGTGTGTCGCCTTATGATTTACAATCGATGATGTTCAGAGATGGAAAGTATGAATTTATTGAACCATTAAATACAGAAAAAACAGTTTACGGCGTTTTCCCAAAAACCGAAAAACAAAACGGAGAGGTCGCATTTTCCTGTTCTACTACTGAATCCACAATTAGTAGAAATCAAATCAATCAGTTAACGAAAGGCTCGAATTTCTCAAATTCATTAACAGATTTCAGCAAAGCAGGTGATAAAAAATACAGAACTTACCGATTGGCAATTTCTGTAATTGGAGAATATACACAGTATTTTGGTGGTGTCCCACAAGCTTTTGCTGCTATTAATGCTACAATAACAAGAGTGAATGGTGTCTTCGAAAAAGATTTTGCCATTCATCTGGATGTGCAGGATTTTCCTCAGTTGATTTACACTAATCCGTCAACTGATCCTTACTCCAATGCAAATATAGGAATTGGTGGCGCCTGGAACCTGGAATTACAACAAACTTTGACGTCGGTTATTGGGAATGATGCTTATGACATTGGTCATTTGTTTGGAAGAGCCGGAGGTTCAGGATCTGCTGGATCTGTTGGAAATGTTTGCAAAAATCCTTCCAGTAATACTGATGATGAGGCAAAAGGAGCAGCCTTCAGTACGCCAAAATCAGGTGGTCCAGAGGGTGAACGTTTCGATATCGATTTAGTGGCTCATGAGATGGGGCATCAGTTTGGTGCGGATCACACTTATTCTTTTGATATTCAGGCTGCGCCAAATCAAACGGCTCATATGGAACCAGGATCCGGCTCAACAATTATGGGATATGCAAACATCTCGATTTTTGATAATGTACAAAGCTATTCAGATTCCTATTTTCATGTGAGAAGTGTGGAACAGGTTCAGGCTTATATGGATACTCAAAGTTGTGGAATAAGTACAAATGTTGATAATAATCCACCAGTTATATCGGATTTACAAAACAAAACTATTCCGAAGGGGACTGCTTTTGTATTAACAGCCAACGCCACAGATTCAGAAAATAATCCATTGACTTACAGTTGGGAAGAGTATGATCTGGCGACTAGTCCTGTTACGACAGTGATGGACAATAATACCAATGGTGTCAAATTCCGTTCTTTGCCACCTTCGAACTTACCTTACAGATATTTTCCAAAGCTCAACACAGTTATTGGAGGGAGTCTATCTAGTGCTGCAGATTGGGAATCGGTTTCTAATGTTGCCAGAATAATGAACTTCAAAGTTCTGGTAAGAGATAATAATCCGAATGTAACGCAACAACAGACCGCAAATAGCTCTCAGACAATTACGATTGGAAATGACGGACCTTTTAAAATGACAACTACAAAAGTTTATAACAACGTTTCCAGCCTGATTACTTGGGATGTTGTAAATACCAACCTTGCACCCTACAATGTTTCAAATGTAAAAATTGATTATTCATCTGATCAGGGTTCCACTTGGATTACTTTAACAGCTTCAACACCAAATGACGGCTCAGAATCCTTAGACTTTTCAACAGTTTCTGCCAATCAGGATATTATAGTAAGAGTTTCTGCAGTTGATAATGTTTTTTATGCTCTCGGAACTGTAGCTGTATCCAGTGTTACTGCTTGTAATGGTTCTGCACCAAACAATTTGTCAGCTGGCAATATTACCCAAACCACTGCAAACATAGATTGGGATTTGGTTTCAGGAGCTACTTATACCTTGAGATACAAAAAATCTTCCGACATTAATTGGATAATAATTAATAGCTTAACTACCAATCATTACGAATTATCCCAACTGGAAATCAACAAATCCTATGATGTGAATGTGGCTGCTGTATGTAACGGGACTACGGGAGAATATGCACAGAAAACATTCTTTACAGGTTCATTTAACTATTGTTCTGCAGCATCAACTTATTTGTTTTCTGAGAAAATTTCTAATGTGAATTTTGCAGATATCAACAATAGTTCTACATCCAATGCGGGTTACGAAGATTTCTCTAACGTTGTTGGAAATGTTACGCCAGGCAAAAGTTATAGTTTTACGGCGTCGTCATCTACCGGATCCTCGGATTATGATCAGGTTCTTGTTTGGATAGATCTTAATCAAGATGGTGATTTCGATGATGTTGGTGAAAAAGTGTTGACAAGTAGTTTTAAAAAATCACCTTGGAGTGGAACCATAACAATCCCTACAACCATAAAAGTTGGAAGAACCAAGATGAGAGTCAGACTTTACGGAGCAATCTCCAATCCAAATACAACGCCTTGTGGAGATTCTTATTACGGTCAGGTCGAAGATTATTCTTTGAATATCGGACAATTAGGCGTTTCTGATGTGGATAAAATTGCTATCCAATATTATCCGAACCCGGTTGATGAGGCTTTAACCGTTTCATCTGATAGAAAGGTAAATCACATTTCGGTTTATAGTGTTACAGGGCAATTGCTCCAGGAAATTAATGATACAAATGTTATTAATTTGAGCAAATTATCTTCAGGCATTTATTTTTTGAAGGCCGTTGTGGAAGGAAAAACAGAAACGACAAAAATTATCAAGAAATAA
- a CDS encoding DMT family transporter encodes MKNSYLLRLHFIVFLWGFTAILGKLISTDAPLLVFYRMSFAAVFLYLYLRIVKKESIKVTKGLLLKLVGIGSVMAFHWLFFFQSIKVSNVSIALSCLSLSTLFAALIEPLVFKRKPDWIEVIIGIIIVICISLIFNAELKYKEGIFYGILCALFGTIFSVFNGKIFGKTSSGNIIFYEIAGGWLVISLFFIFTGQISSFSEISYTDIALIVLLASVFTAYPMFESVKLMKFISPFTLILTVNLEPVYGIILAFFIFGASEHMSPIFYIASLVMITAIVINGIIKSKRKKEEITAETNPL; translated from the coding sequence ATGAAGAATTCTTATCTGCTGAGGTTACATTTTATCGTCTTTTTATGGGGCTTCACAGCTATTTTAGGAAAATTGATTTCTACTGATGCGCCACTTTTGGTTTTTTACAGAATGTCATTCGCTGCTGTTTTTCTTTACTTATATCTACGTATTGTCAAAAAAGAAAGCATTAAAGTTACAAAAGGCTTGTTGCTAAAATTGGTTGGAATAGGAAGTGTTATGGCTTTTCACTGGCTGTTCTTTTTTCAGTCAATTAAAGTTTCCAATGTATCAATCGCGCTTTCCTGCTTATCATTATCAACGCTATTTGCAGCTTTGATCGAGCCTTTGGTTTTTAAAAGAAAACCAGATTGGATCGAGGTTATTATAGGAATCATCATTGTGATTTGTATTTCTCTGATTTTTAATGCGGAATTGAAATACAAAGAAGGCATATTTTACGGAATCCTTTGTGCGCTTTTCGGAACTATTTTTTCGGTTTTCAACGGTAAAATTTTTGGCAAAACCAGTTCCGGAAATATTATTTTCTACGAGATTGCCGGCGGATGGTTGGTCATTAGTCTGTTTTTTATTTTCACAGGACAAATTTCTTCTTTCAGTGAAATAAGTTATACCGATATTGCGTTAATAGTATTGTTGGCATCTGTTTTTACGGCTTATCCAATGTTCGAAAGTGTAAAGCTGATGAAGTTTATTTCACCTTTCACATTGATTCTGACTGTAAATCTTGAACCTGTTTATGGGATTATTCTGGCTTTTTTTATCTTTGGAGCTTCAGAGCATATGAGTCCCATTTTTTATATTGCTTCTTTGGTGATGATTACAGCAATTGTTATCAATGGTATTATAAAATCAAAACGAAAAAAAGAAGAGATAACTGCAGAAACCAATCCTCTGTAA